The following are encoded in a window of Castanea sativa cultivar Marrone di Chiusa Pesio chromosome 5, ASM4071231v1 genomic DNA:
- the LOC142636074 gene encoding cell division control protein 48 homolog C-like, with product MKRELLRRRLESYSNHRSSSLDETVDHLRATYRDYNRIKRQPFTTFVRKTLQSLPSQNTTTTTTKKKKKRKRLLETTSSDENSSSSSSDEEDDGAVVSTSEDTPPKFDVMKSNLLASYMELSEAKKVDSNKEVEEYRVDEVKMVVKKGGDGGGNDGPRFRDLGGMDSVIEELKMEVIVPLYHPQLPQWLGVKPMGGILLRGPPGCGKTKLAHAIANETGVPFYKISATEIVTGVSGASEENIRDLFSKAYRTAPSIVFIDEIDAIASKRENLQREMERRIVTQLMTCMDESHRLVQPADANSNSESSDQRPGHVLVIGATNRPDAVDPALRRPGRFDREIVLGVPDESARVKILSVITRNLRLEGSFNLLKIARSTPGFVGADLTAVANKAGNLAMKRIIDERKSELSKDSINEEHTEEWWRQPWSPEEMEKLTITMADFEEAVKMVQPSSKREGFSTIPNVKWEDVGGLDFLRKEFDRYIVRRIKYPEDYEGFGVDLETGFLLYGPPGCGKTLIAKAVANEAGANFIHIKGPELLNKYVGESELAVRTLFSRARTCSPCILFFDEVDALATKRGKEGGWVVERLLNQLLIELDGAEQRRGVFVIGATNRPGVMDRAILRPGRFGKLLYVPLPSPDERGLILKALGRKKPIDASVDLSALGRMEACENFSGADLAALMNEAAMVALEDKLTSTKSTSDAAPCTIKSTHFERALGKISPSVSGKQKRDYQTWSESFKAA from the exons atgaagagAGAATTACTCCGTCGGCGGCTGGAAAGCTACAGCAACCACCGTTCCTCATCGCTGGATGAAACCGTCGACCATCTCCGTGCAACCTACCGCGACTACAACCGTATCAAGAGACAACCCTTCACAACCTTCGTTCGCAAAACCCTACAATCCCTCCCTTCtcaaaacaccaccaccaccaccaccaaaaagaagaaaaagcgaAAGAGACTTCTCGAAACGACGTCGTCTGACGAGAACTCCTCGAGTAGTAGTTCCGATGAAGAAGACGACGGTGCGGTGGTCTCCACATCGGAAGACACTCCGCCGAAATTCGATGTCATGAAATCGAACCTATTAGCGTCGTATATGGAGCTGAGCGAGGCCAAAAAGGTTGATAGCAATAAAGAAGTTGAGGAATACAGGGTTGATGAGGTTAAGATGGTGGTGAAGAAAGGCGGAGACGGAGGCGGAAACGATGGCCCCAGGTTTAGGGATTTGGGAGGAATGGATAGTGTGATTGAGGAGTTGAAGATGGAGGTGATTGTGCCTCTGTACCATCCGCAGCTGCCGCAGTGGTTAGGGGTTAAGCCTATGGGTGGGATCTTGTTGCGCGGGCCACCCGGGTGTGGGAAGACCAAATTGGCTCACGCCATTGCCAATGAGACCGGTGTTCCCTTCTATAAGATTTCCGCTACCGAGATTGTCACTGGTGTCTCCG GTGCATCGGAGGAAAATATTCGAGATCTTTTTTCTAAAGCATACAGGACTGCCCCATCAATTGTATTTATTGACGAAATTGATGCAATTGCTtctaaaagagaaaatttaCAACGAGAGATGGAGCGAAGAATTGTGACACAGTTGATGACTTGCATGGATGAATCTCACAGACTTGTACAACCAGCAGATGCTAATTCAAACTCAGAAAGTTCTGATCAGAGACCTGGCCATGTGCTTGTCATTGGAGCGACCAATAGGCCTGATGCTGTTGACCCTGCACTAAGGAGACCTGGGCGATTTGACCGTGAGATTGTCCTAGGTGTTCCCGATGAAAGTGCAAGGGTTAAGATTCTTTCTGTAATTACACGCAATCTTAGACTGGAAGGTTCTTTCAACCTTCTGAAAATAGCTAGGTCTACGCCTGGTTTTGTTGGGGCTGATTTGACTGCCGTGGCTAACAAGGCTGGCAACCTTGCCATGAAGAGAATTATTGATGAAAGAAAGTCTGAGCTATCAAAAGACTCTATAAATGAAGAACATACTGAAGAGTGGTGGAGGCAACCATGGTCGCCTGAGGAGATGGAAAAGCTTACCATCACAATGGCTGATTTTGAG GAAGCAGTTAAAATGGTTCAGCCCTCGTCAAAAAGAGAAGGATTCTCTACCATTCCTAATGTAAAGTGGGAAGATGTTGGTGGGCTTGACTTTTTAAGAAAGGAGTTTGACCGTTATATAGTTAGACGTATAAAATATCCAGAGGATTATGAG GGATTTGGAGTAGACTTAGAGACAGGATTTTTGCTCTATGGGCCTCCAGGTTGTGGTAAAACACTGATTGCAAAGGCTGTGGCTAATGAGGCAGGGGCCAATTTCATTCACATCAAG GGTCCTGAACTTTTGAATAAATATGTTGGAGAAAGTGAGCTGGCAGTTCGGACATTATTCAGTCGTGCAAGGACATGTTCACCATGCATACTTTTCTTTGATGAG GTGGATGCTTTGGCAACAAAGCGTGGTAAAGAAGGCGGATGGGTTGTTGAGCGGCTACTGAACCAG TTACTTATAGAACTAGATGGAGCAGAGCAGCGGCGGGGTGTTTTTGTTATTGGCGCGACAAATAG ACCTGGGGTGATGGACAGAGCCATCTTACGGCCTGGTAGATTTGGTAAACTTCTTTATGTTCCGTTGCCCAGCCCGGATGAGCGTGGGTTGATCTTAAAAGCTCTTGGGAGAAAGAAGCCTATAGATGCCAGTGTGGATTTGAGTGCTCTTGGTCGAATGGAAGCTTGTGAAAATTTTAGTGGGGCTGATCTTGCTGCACTG ATGAATGAAGCTGCAATGGTTGCTCTTGAAGACAAACTGACGTCAACTAAGAGCACCTCAGATGCAGCTCCTTGTACCATAAAATCAACACATTTTGAGCGAGCACTGGGTAAAATCTCACCTTCTGTCTCAGGCAAG CAAAAACGAGATTACCAGACTTGGTCAGAGAGTTTTAAGGCAGCATGA